In Glycine max cultivar Williams 82 chromosome 7, Glycine_max_v4.0, whole genome shotgun sequence, a single window of DNA contains:
- the LOC121175198 gene encoding uncharacterized protein produces MIAAYEKKIAETAAYMEAMQEEDEEEEDGILEIARLKSGKKHPTTSNEASSTASNKRITTKKGPIDFLFSKAPEESIKLGKTMRQSSVNETYNKATRDRAVQYIARFFFRNGIPFNVAKSKSFKLMIEAIGTYGPHLKPPSYHELRVPLLKIELEYTKGLLRGHEEERIKYGCSIMSDGWTDRKNRTLINFLVNCSLGTQFVRSVDASEYMKTGQKVFELLDSFVEEIGEKNVIQVVTDNGSNYVLAAKILQVTRPKIFWTPCAAHCLDLMLEDIGKIPKVKRVIQRGIKLVGYIYNHALALNTMRKFTQKTELVRHGVTRFATTFLTLQRLHKQKANLRRMFTSDEWLKSKAAKEPKGKQATDVVLMPSFWNDVDYALKAMGPLVRVLRLVDNEKKKPAMGFIYEAMDRAKEAIQRAFNNNEGKYKDILAIIDKRWDCQLHHPLHAAGYYLNPKFFYTNPNIDSDNEVVDGLYKCIDKLSEDDDFVVEVHKQLLVYKRAGERFGMTAAMKARTEISPGKWKNSLINLND; encoded by the exons ATGATTGCTGCTTATGAGAAGAAAATAGCTGAAACTGCAGCATACATGGAGGCAATGCAAGAAGAagacgaggaagaggaagatgggaTCCTAGAGATTGCAAGACTTAAAAGTGGAAAAAAGCATCCAACAACATCAAATGAAGCCTCCTCAACTGCTTCCAATAAGAGGATCACAACTAAAAAAGGCCCTATTGATTTTTTGTTCTCCAAAGCACCTGAAGAAAGTATCAAATTAGGAAAAACCATGAGACAATCAAGTGTAAATGAAACTTATAACAAGGCTACAAGAGACAGGGCAGTTCAGTACATTGCTCGTTTCTTTTTTAGGAATGGAATACCATTCAATGTTGCTAAATCAAAAAGTTTCAAGTTGATGATTGAGGCGATTGGAACCTATGGTCCTCATTTAAAGCCTCCAAGCTATCATGAATTGAGAGTTCCACTCCTTAAAATAGAGTTGGAATACACGAAGGGCTTATTGAGGGGTCATGAGGAGGAGCGAATCAAATATGGGTGTTCAATTATGTCAGATGGTTGGACGGATAGGAAGAATAGAACTTTGATTAACTTTTTGGTAAATTGTTCGTTGGGAACACAATTTGTGAGGAGTGTGGATGCTTCTGAATACATGAAGACTGGTCAGAAGGTCTTTGAGCTTTTGGATAGCTTTGTTGAGGAGATTGGAGAAAAGAATGTTATTCAAGTGGTGACGGACAATGGAAGTAATTATGTGTTGGCGG CTAAAATTTTACAAGTCACGagaccaaaaatattttggactcCATGTGCTGCACATTGTCTTGACTTGATGCTAGAAGATATTGGAAAGATCCCAAAAGTAAAAAGGGTTATACAGAGAGGCATCAAGCTTGTAGGCTACATTTACAACCATGCATTGGCTTTGAACACCATGAGGAAATTCACACAAAAAACTGAATTAGTGAGACATGGAGTTACAAGATTTGCTACCACTTTCTTAACTTTGCAAAGATTGCATAAGCAAAAGGCCAATCTTAGAAGGATGTTTACTTCAGATGAATGGTTGAAGTCTAAGGCAGCTAAAGAGCCCAAGGGGAAGCAAGCAACAGATGTTGTTCTTATGCcatcattttggaatgatgttgATTATGCTTTAAAGGCTATGGGGCCTCTTGTAAGGGTGTTAAGGTTGGtggataatgaaaaaaaaaaacctgcaaTGGGTTTCATTTATGAAGCAATGGATAGGGCCAAAGAAGCAATTCAAAGAGCTTTCAATAACAATGAAGGGAAGTATAAGGATATCCTTGCAATCATTGATAAAAGATGGGATTGCCAACTTCACCACCCTTTGCATGCAGCGGGTTATTATCTAAATCCAAAGTTCTTTTACACCAATCCAAACATTGACAGTGATAATGAAGTGGTGGATGGCCTCTACAAATGTATTGATAAGCTtagtgaagatgatgattttgtAGTTGAAGTTCACAAACAATTGCTAGTGTATAAAAGGGCTGGGGAGAGGTTTGGTATGACTGCAGCAATGAAAGCAAGGACTGAAATATCTCCTGGTAAGTGGAAAAATTcacttataaatttgaatgattaa